Proteins from a genomic interval of Polaribacter sp. Q13:
- the thrA gene encoding bifunctional aspartate kinase/homoserine dehydrogenase I, with protein MKVLKFGGSSVASSEKIQKVLAIVEAASKKEKIAVVVSAFGKTTDKLLAGANEALEDITAAKETLGSIKKNHFEVVDDLLGKNKKEVHEEVTYLFDRLQSIYEGIFLLQELSDKTLAKVYSFGERLSSYIIANAAKELFDADHKESRDLIITNNEYLDAQVNFKTTNENITSFFKENKHQVIVLGGFISSNVFEETTTLGRGGSDFTAAIYAAALDANELQIWTDVSGMFTANPRVVEQAYPIAEISYEEAMELSHFGAKVLYPPTIQPALRKEIAIRIKNTFEPESAGTLICKHPKNGNEVKGISHIEDISLITLEGGGMVGIPGFSKRLFETLSVAKINVVFITQASSEHSICVGVFENDAAKAKELLDETFNIEIGKKKIKPINIESNLAIIAVVGESMKNYQGLSGQMFSALGRNNVNVRAIAQGSSEKNISAVINKHDAKKALNTLHEQFFEEKTKQLNLFVTGVGNVGERFLAQLHQQKKFLKENLKLSINVIGIANSRKMFFDENGIDLENWKENLENGEPTTLDSFHKKVKESNLINSVFVDNTANQQVSEVYEKYLRESISVVTCNKIACASNFDNYKTLKQVSRKYNASFLFETNVGAGLPIIDTLKNLINSGDRVHKIQAVLSGSLNFVFNNFNADSTFHNVVAAAQKEGYTEPDPKIDLSGVDVARKILILARESGYKMELEDIAKNAFLPEESLNTTNNDDFYASLTKNEAHFQNIFKEANDKDCRLKYVAEFVDGKANVGLQHIPSDHPFYNLEGSDNIVLFFTDRYPENPLIIKGAGAGADVTASGIFADVIRIANK; from the coding sequence ATGAAAGTATTAAAATTTGGCGGTTCATCTGTCGCAAGTTCAGAAAAAATACAAAAAGTCTTAGCTATTGTTGAGGCAGCATCTAAAAAAGAAAAAATTGCAGTTGTTGTTTCTGCATTCGGTAAAACTACCGATAAATTATTAGCCGGTGCTAATGAAGCTTTAGAAGACATAACGGCTGCTAAAGAAACTTTAGGGTCCATCAAAAAAAATCATTTTGAAGTAGTTGATGATTTACTTGGTAAAAATAAAAAAGAAGTTCACGAAGAAGTTACTTATTTATTTGACCGACTACAGTCTATTTACGAAGGTATTTTCTTATTACAAGAATTATCTGATAAAACATTAGCTAAAGTATACAGTTTTGGAGAAAGACTATCTTCTTATATTATTGCAAATGCAGCAAAAGAATTGTTTGATGCTGACCATAAAGAAAGTAGAGATTTAATCATTACTAATAATGAGTATTTAGACGCTCAGGTAAATTTTAAAACTACTAATGAAAATATTACTTCATTTTTTAAAGAAAACAAACACCAAGTTATTGTTTTAGGTGGCTTTATATCTTCTAATGTTTTTGAAGAAACAACTACGCTAGGTAGAGGTGGATCTGATTTTACGGCAGCTATTTATGCAGCTGCTTTAGATGCCAATGAATTACAAATCTGGACAGACGTTAGTGGTATGTTTACAGCAAACCCCAGAGTTGTAGAACAGGCATATCCTATTGCAGAAATTTCTTATGAAGAAGCAATGGAATTGTCTCATTTTGGAGCAAAAGTTTTGTATCCACCTACAATTCAACCTGCTTTAAGAAAAGAAATTGCTATTCGTATTAAAAACACATTTGAGCCAGAAAGCGCAGGAACATTAATTTGCAAGCATCCTAAGAACGGGAATGAAGTGAAAGGAATTTCTCATATAGAAGACATTAGCTTAATTACTTTAGAAGGTGGTGGAATGGTTGGAATCCCTGGTTTTTCTAAACGTTTATTTGAAACACTTTCTGTGGCTAAAATAAATGTTGTGTTTATTACGCAAGCTTCATCAGAACATTCAATTTGTGTAGGTGTTTTTGAAAATGATGCAGCAAAAGCGAAAGAACTTTTAGACGAAACTTTTAACATAGAAATTGGTAAGAAAAAAATAAAACCAATTAATATAGAAAGCAACTTAGCAATTATTGCTGTCGTTGGCGAGAGCATGAAAAATTACCAAGGTTTAAGCGGACAAATGTTTAGCGCCTTAGGTAGAAACAATGTAAACGTAAGAGCAATTGCGCAAGGTTCATCAGAAAAAAATATTTCTGCAGTTATTAATAAACACGATGCAAAAAAGGCTTTAAATACTTTACACGAACAGTTTTTTGAAGAAAAAACAAAACAATTAAACCTTTTTGTAACAGGTGTTGGTAATGTTGGCGAACGCTTTTTAGCGCAATTACATCAACAGAAAAAATTCTTAAAAGAAAACTTAAAATTAAGTATTAACGTTATTGGTATTGCCAACTCTAGAAAAATGTTTTTTGATGAGAATGGCATCGATCTAGAAAACTGGAAAGAAAACTTAGAAAACGGAGAACCAACAACTTTAGATAGTTTTCATAAAAAAGTAAAAGAAAGCAATCTTATTAACAGTGTTTTTGTAGACAATACCGCAAACCAACAAGTATCTGAAGTTTATGAGAAATATTTAAGAGAAAGTATTTCAGTTGTAACTTGTAATAAAATTGCATGTGCTTCTAACTTTGATAATTACAAAACGTTAAAACAAGTTTCTAGAAAATACAATGCTTCTTTCTTGTTTGAAACAAATGTGGGTGCAGGTTTACCAATTATTGATACTTTAAAGAATTTAATAAACTCTGGAGATAGAGTTCATAAAATTCAAGCTGTTTTATCTGGAAGTTTAAATTTTGTATTCAATAATTTTAATGCAGATTCAACTTTTCACAATGTTGTTGCAGCTGCTCAAAAAGAAGGTTATACAGAACCAGATCCAAAAATTGATTTAAGCGGTGTTGATGTTGCTCGTAAAATTTTAATTTTAGCCAGAGAAAGTGGTTATAAAATGGAATTAGAAGACATTGCAAAAAATGCCTTTTTACCAGAAGAAAGCTTAAACACTACTAATAATGATGATTTTTACGCATCATTAACTAAAAACGAAGCACATTTTCAAAATATATTTAAAGAAGCTAATGACAAAGATTGTCGTTTAAAATATGTTGCAGAATTTGTAGACGGTAAAGCAAATGTTGGTTTACAACACATTCCGTCTGACCATCCTTTTTATAATTTAGAAGGTAGTGACAATATTGTATTGTTCTTTACAGACAGATATCCAGAAAACCCTTTAATCATAAAAGGTGCTGGTGCTGGTGCAGATGTTACTGCTTCTGGTATTTTTGCTGATGTAATTAGAATAGCTAATAAATAA